A portion of the Meriones unguiculatus strain TT.TT164.6M chromosome 11, Bangor_MerUng_6.1, whole genome shotgun sequence genome contains these proteins:
- the LOC110562368 gene encoding transmembrane protein 14C-like produces the protein MQKDSGPLVPLHYFGFGYIALVAIGGIIGYAKAGSVASLAAGLFFGGLAGLGAYQLSQDPRNVWVFLATSGTLAGIIGMRFYNSGKLMPAGLITGASLLMVSKLGTSLAHHIRSGHVPAWAHEELKVSKLPHYSV, from the coding sequence ATGCAGAAGGATAGTGGCCCACTGGTGCCTTTACATTATTTTGGTTTCGGCTATATAGCCCTGGTTGCTATCGGCGGAATTATTGGCTATGCAAAAGCAGGTAGTGTGGCGTCTCTGGCTGCTGGACTCTTCTTCGGGGGCCTGGCAGGCCTGGGTGCTTATCAGCTGTCTCAGGATCCCAGGAATGTGTGGGTTTTCCTAGCCACATCTGGGACGTTGGCTGGCATTATAGGGATGAGATTCTACAACTCTGGGAAATTGATGCCTGCAGGCTTAATCACAGGTGCCAGTTTGCTGATGGTTTCCAAACTTGGGACTAGCTTAGCTCACCACATTCGTAGTGGCCATGTCCCTGCGTGGGCTCATGAAGAGTTGAAGGTCTCCAAACTCCCACATTACAGTGTATGA